One Mycolicibacter sp. MU0083 DNA window includes the following coding sequences:
- a CDS encoding DUF3099 domain-containing protein, which yields MWDSGVMKHGPELGFDDDGRPVLITAAAPSYEQQHRDRVRKYLTLMSFRVPALILAALAYGQWHNGLISLLILVASIPLPWMAVLIANDRPPRKAEEPRRYAGAPTRIPLFPTGSPRALEQPEVPPTDDADGDDTSPAGSS from the coding sequence GTGTGGGACAGTGGAGTGATGAAGCACGGCCCCGAGCTGGGTTTCGACGACGATGGTCGGCCGGTCCTGATCACCGCTGCCGCCCCCTCTTATGAACAGCAGCACCGCGATCGGGTGCGCAAATACCTGACCCTGATGTCGTTCCGGGTGCCGGCGCTGATCCTGGCCGCCCTCGCCTACGGGCAGTGGCACAACGGTCTGATCTCCCTGCTGATCCTGGTCGCGTCGATACCGCTGCCGTGGATGGCGGTGCTGATCGCCAACGACCGGCCGCCCCGCAAAGCCGAGGAGCCCCGGCGGTACGCGGGGGCACCCACCCGCATTCCGTTGTTCCCCACCGGTTCCCCCCGCGCGCTGGAACAGCCCGAAGTGCCGCCGACGGACGATGCCGACGGCGACGACACCTCCCCAGCCGGGAGTTCTTAG
- a CDS encoding sigma-70 family RNA polymerase sigma factor, whose translation MAKADATISRIDGDLDTQSPAADLVRVYLNGIGKTALLNAADEVELAKRIEAGLYAQHLLDTRKRFGEKRKRDLAAVVRDGEAARRHLLEANLRLVVSLAKRYTGRGMPLLDLIQEGNLGLIRAMEKFDYAKGFKFSTYATWWIRQAITRGMADQSRTIRLPVHLVEQVNKLARIKREMHQQLGREATDEELAAESGIPAEKINDLLEHSRDPVSLDMPVGSDEEAPLGDFIEDSEAMSAENAVIAELLHTDIRSVLATLDEREHQVIRLRFGLDDGQPRTLDQIGKLFGLSRERVRQIEREVMTKLRHGERADRLRSYAS comes from the coding sequence ATGGCAAAGGCAGATGCCACCATCAGTCGGATCGACGGCGATCTGGACACTCAAAGCCCAGCCGCCGATCTGGTGCGGGTGTACCTCAACGGTATCGGCAAGACCGCATTGCTCAACGCCGCCGACGAGGTGGAGTTGGCCAAGCGGATCGAGGCGGGCCTGTACGCCCAGCACCTGCTCGACACCCGCAAGCGCTTCGGTGAGAAGCGCAAACGCGATCTGGCCGCGGTGGTGCGAGATGGTGAGGCCGCCCGCCGCCATCTGCTGGAAGCCAACCTGCGCCTGGTGGTTTCGCTGGCCAAGCGCTACACCGGTCGGGGGATGCCGCTGTTGGACCTCATCCAGGAGGGCAACCTCGGATTGATCCGCGCGATGGAGAAGTTCGACTACGCAAAGGGTTTCAAGTTCTCCACCTATGCGACCTGGTGGATCCGCCAGGCCATCACCCGTGGGATGGCCGACCAGAGCCGCACCATCCGGCTCCCGGTGCATCTGGTCGAGCAGGTGAACAAACTGGCCCGGATCAAGCGGGAGATGCACCAGCAGCTCGGTCGCGAGGCCACCGACGAGGAACTCGCCGCCGAGTCGGGTATCCCCGCGGAGAAGATCAACGATCTGCTCGAGCACAGCCGCGATCCGGTCAGCCTCGACATGCCGGTCGGCTCGGACGAGGAGGCGCCGCTGGGCGATTTCATCGAGGACTCCGAGGCGATGTCCGCCGAGAACGCGGTGATCGCCGAGCTGTTGCACACCGACATCCGCAGTGTGCTGGCGACTCTCGATGAGCGCGAACACCAGGTGATCCGGCTGCGCTTCGGCCTGGACGACGGGCAGCCCCGCACGCTGGACCAGATCGGCAAGCTGTTCGGGCTGTCCCGCGAGCGGGTCCGTCAGATCGAGCGCGAGGTGATGACCAAGCTGCGCCACGGTGAGCGTGCGGACCGGTTGCGTTCCTACGCCAGCTGA
- a CDS encoding metal-dependent transcriptional regulator, producing the protein MNELVDTTEMYLRTIYDLEEEGVTPLRARIAERLEQSGPTVSQTVSRMERDGLLKVAGDRHLELTEKGRNLAVSVMRKHRLAERLLVDVIGLPLEEVHAEACRWEHVMSEDVERRLVQVLDNPTTSPFGNPIPGLLDLGIGAGSGSGDSDLVRLTELPAGSPVAVVVRQLTEHVQGDIELITRLKEAGVVPDARVTVQSDGDDGVTIVMPGHTDVSLPFEMAHAVKVQKV; encoded by the coding sequence ATGAATGAGTTGGTTGATACCACCGAGATGTACCTCAGGACGATCTACGACCTGGAGGAAGAGGGTGTCACCCCGCTGCGTGCTCGGATAGCCGAGCGACTGGAACAAAGTGGTCCGACCGTGAGCCAGACGGTGTCCCGGATGGAACGCGACGGCCTGCTGAAGGTGGCCGGTGATCGTCATCTCGAACTCACCGAGAAGGGCCGCAACCTGGCGGTCTCGGTGATGCGTAAACACCGGCTGGCCGAGCGGCTGCTGGTCGATGTCATCGGGCTGCCGCTGGAAGAGGTGCACGCCGAGGCCTGCCGGTGGGAACACGTGATGAGCGAGGACGTCGAGCGTCGCCTGGTCCAGGTGCTCGACAACCCGACCACCTCGCCGTTCGGCAACCCCATTCCGGGCCTGCTCGACCTGGGGATCGGCGCGGGCTCGGGATCCGGGGACTCCGATCTCGTGCGGCTGACGGAGTTGCCGGCCGGGTCCCCGGTGGCGGTGGTGGTGCGCCAGCTCACCGAACACGTCCAAGGCGACATCGAGCTGATCACCCGGCTGAAGGAGGCCGGTGTGGTGCCCGATGCGCGGGTCACCGTGCAGTCCGACGGAGACGACGGCGTGACCATCGTGATGCCCGGGCACACCGACGTGAGCCTGCCGTTCGAGATGGCGCACGCCGTGAAGGTGCAGAAGGTCTGA
- a CDS encoding DUF4192 domain-containing protein, whose translation MTTKQTEFTLNRPGALIAALPAILGFVPEKSLILVSVDGGELGSVLRVDLTEELADNVGRLAEVAAAAAPAGAIAVIVDGQGARCPVCNDEHRRLVDDLTESLSDHDIVLLAAHVVDRVARGGRWHCPDGCGAGGPVDDPDASPLAAAAVLEGRRLYARRSDLQAVITPDSPGRCSAVAEAIDDCAADRAAAGEDGSRERARRDVEQALDVIVAVADGRPPTDVEVARIGCALTDVRVRDILCALAISDSAADSERLWSVAARALPQPWRAEALVLLAFSAYARGDGPLAGVSLEAALRAVPEHRMAGLLDTALQSGLRPERVRGLAETGYRLAQQLGVRLPERCGLGRRAG comes from the coding sequence ATGACGACAAAACAAACGGAATTCACACTCAACCGTCCCGGTGCGCTGATCGCCGCACTGCCGGCCATCCTCGGATTCGTCCCGGAGAAGTCCCTGATCCTGGTCTCGGTCGACGGTGGCGAACTGGGCTCGGTACTGCGGGTCGACCTCACCGAGGAACTCGCCGACAACGTCGGCCGGCTCGCCGAGGTCGCGGCGGCGGCCGCCCCCGCCGGTGCGATCGCGGTGATCGTCGACGGGCAGGGCGCGCGCTGCCCGGTCTGCAACGATGAGCACCGCCGGTTGGTCGACGACCTGACCGAAAGCCTGTCCGATCACGACATCGTGCTGCTCGCCGCACACGTGGTGGACCGGGTCGCCCGCGGCGGCCGGTGGCACTGCCCCGACGGCTGTGGTGCCGGCGGCCCGGTCGACGATCCCGACGCATCGCCGCTGGCCGCGGCCGCGGTCTTAGAAGGGCGGCGGCTCTACGCCCGGCGCAGTGATCTGCAGGCGGTGATCACGCCCGACAGCCCGGGGCGCTGCAGTGCGGTGGCCGAGGCGATCGACGACTGCGCGGCCGACCGTGCCGCGGCGGGGGAGGACGGGTCGCGGGAGCGGGCTCGCCGCGACGTCGAACAGGCGCTGGACGTCATCGTGGCGGTGGCCGACGGCCGTCCACCGACCGACGTGGAGGTGGCACGGATCGGCTGCGCACTCACCGACGTCCGGGTTCGGGATATCTTGTGCGCGTTGGCGATCAGTGATTCGGCCGCCGACTCGGAGCGCCTGTGGTCGGTGGCGGCGCGGGCTCTGCCGCAGCCGTGGCGGGCCGAGGCACTGGTTCTGCTGGCGTTCAGCGCCTACGCGCGCGGTGACGGGCCGTTGGCCGGGGTGTCGCTGGAGGCTGCGCTGCGGGCCGTGCCGGAGCATCGGATGGCCGGCCTGCTCGATACCGCGCTGCAGTCCGGGTTGCGACCGGAGCGGGTCCGCGGACTGGCCGAGACCGGCTATCGGTTGGCGCAACAGCTCGGGGTGCGGCTACCGGAACGCTGCGGGCTCGGTCGGCGGGCCGGCTGA
- a CDS encoding proteasome assembly chaperone family protein — translation MADYPDHGPDRDRQYQAQQSGMYELEFPAPQLMSADGEGPVLIHALEGFSDAGHAIRLAARHLKTALDSELVASFAIDDLLDYRSRRPVMTFKTDHFTHYQEPELSLHALRDSAGTPFLLLAGMEPDLKWERFITAVRLLAEQLGVRRTIGLGTIPMAVPHTRPVTLTAHSNNRDLISDFTPWITEVQVPGSASNLLEYRMAQHGHEVAGFTVHVPHYVAQTDYPEAAAALLKQAAVTGALDLPLDELHSAAAEIRAKIDEQVAASAEVAQVVATLERQYDAFLDAQQNRSLLARDEELPSADELGAEFERFLAQEAKKNRDDD, via the coding sequence ATGGCCGATTACCCGGACCATGGTCCCGACCGGGACCGGCAGTACCAGGCTCAGCAGAGCGGCATGTACGAGCTGGAGTTTCCGGCGCCGCAGCTGATGTCCGCCGACGGCGAGGGGCCGGTCCTGATCCACGCCCTGGAGGGCTTCTCCGATGCCGGCCACGCCATCCGGTTGGCTGCCCGTCACCTCAAGACCGCCCTGGACAGCGAACTGGTGGCGTCCTTCGCGATCGACGATCTGCTCGACTACCGCTCCCGGCGGCCCGTGATGACGTTCAAAACGGATCACTTCACCCACTACCAGGAGCCGGAGCTAAGCCTGCACGCCCTGCGCGACAGCGCGGGTACACCGTTTCTGCTGTTGGCGGGCATGGAGCCCGACCTGAAGTGGGAACGCTTCATCACCGCGGTGCGTCTGCTGGCCGAGCAACTCGGCGTGCGCCGCACGATCGGATTGGGCACCATTCCGATGGCGGTTCCGCACACCCGGCCGGTGACCTTGACCGCGCACTCCAACAACCGGGACTTGATCAGCGACTTCACCCCGTGGATCACCGAGGTGCAGGTCCCCGGTAGCGCCTCGAACCTGTTGGAGTACCGGATGGCCCAGCACGGCCACGAGGTGGCCGGCTTCACCGTGCACGTGCCGCACTACGTGGCCCAGACCGACTATCCGGAAGCGGCGGCGGCGCTGCTCAAACAGGCCGCGGTGACCGGCGCATTGGACCTGCCGCTGGACGAACTGCACTCCGCGGCCGCCGAGATTCGCGCCAAAATCGACGAGCAGGTGGCGGCCAGTGCCGAAGTCGCGCAGGTCGTGGCGACACTGGAACGCCAGTACGACGCGTTCCTCGACGCCCAGCAGAACCGCTCGTTGCTGGCGCGCGACGAGGAACTGCCCAGCGCCGACGAACTCGGTGCCGAATTCGAGCGATTCCTGGCCCAGGAGGCGAAGAAGAACCGCGACGACGACTGA
- a CDS encoding peroxynitrite isomerase, whose translation MAPELHPNLAELASLLGTWSGRGRGVYPTIDSFDYLEEVVFSHVGKPFLIYGQKTKSVADGLPLHAETGYLRVPEPGRIEWILAHPSGISEIEVGSYTRTEHGIDLEMSASTIGLAPSAKEVSVLSRHYRLTGDELSYTLDMGAVGQPAQNHLAAALRRTG comes from the coding sequence ATGGCACCCGAGTTGCATCCCAATCTTGCCGAGTTGGCATCGCTGCTGGGGACCTGGTCGGGTCGGGGGCGCGGGGTGTATCCCACCATCGATTCGTTCGACTACCTCGAAGAAGTGGTGTTCTCCCACGTCGGCAAGCCGTTTCTGATCTACGGACAGAAAACGAAGTCGGTCGCAGACGGGCTGCCCCTGCACGCCGAGACCGGATACCTACGGGTGCCCGAGCCCGGCCGGATCGAATGGATTCTGGCGCACCCGAGCGGGATCAGTGAGATCGAGGTCGGCAGCTACACGCGAACCGAGCACGGTATCGACCTGGAGATGTCGGCATCGACCATCGGGCTGGCCCCCAGCGCCAAAGAGGTCAGCGTACTGAGCCGTCACTACCGCCTGACCGGCGACGAACTGTCCTACACCCTGGACATGGGTGCGGTCGGCCAACCGGCGCAGAACCACCTGGCGGCGGCGCTGCGCCGGACCGGCTGA
- the nrdR gene encoding transcriptional regulator NrdR, which produces MHCPFCRHPDSRVVDSRETDEGQSIRRRRSCPECGRRFSTVETAVLAVVKRSGVTEPFSREKVVSGVRRACQGRQVDDDALNLLAQQVEDAVRAAGSPEIPSHEVGLAILGPLRELDEVAYLRFASVYRSFSSAADFEREIEALREHREAPSAG; this is translated from the coding sequence ATGCACTGCCCGTTTTGTCGCCATCCAGACTCCCGAGTGGTGGACTCCCGCGAGACCGACGAAGGCCAATCGATCCGGCGGCGTCGTTCCTGCCCGGAATGCGGCCGGCGGTTCTCCACCGTGGAAACCGCGGTGCTGGCCGTGGTCAAGCGCAGCGGCGTCACCGAACCGTTCAGTCGCGAGAAAGTGGTCAGTGGAGTCCGTCGGGCCTGCCAGGGTCGCCAGGTCGACGACGATGCACTGAACCTGTTGGCCCAGCAGGTCGAAGACGCGGTTCGTGCGGCGGGCTCGCCCGAGATTCCCAGCCACGAGGTGGGCCTGGCGATACTGGGCCCGCTGCGTGAACTCGACGAGGTGGCCTATCTGCGGTTCGCGTCGGTGTACCGTTCGTTCTCCTCGGCGGCCGACTTCGAACGGGAGATCGAGGCCCTGCGCGAACATCGCGAAGCACCGTCCGCCGGTTGA
- a CDS encoding LysM peptidoglycan-binding domain-containing protein yields the protein MMLIDTIAPGFESSESFEAEPILVHRGRITSGRAQPVRTRAARPVRSRPAVAPLQYRGTGVLMSRTPHRPQSVRAITPGTTVVLALVAAAITVWLGMIVQFGAPVAAGDSAVPDRLGVVRVHNGESLQHLATRVAPDAPTGQVVERIRELNALDSVVLVAGQTLIAPLG from the coding sequence ATGATGCTCATCGACACGATTGCCCCGGGCTTCGAATCTTCCGAATCGTTCGAGGCCGAGCCGATCCTGGTCCATCGCGGTCGCATCACCTCCGGTCGGGCGCAGCCGGTGCGCACCCGTGCGGCGCGGCCGGTCCGGTCGCGGCCGGCGGTCGCACCACTGCAGTACCGCGGAACCGGGGTGCTGATGTCGCGGACACCGCACCGGCCGCAGTCGGTCCGGGCCATCACCCCGGGAACCACCGTCGTGCTGGCCCTGGTCGCCGCGGCGATCACGGTATGGCTCGGGATGATCGTGCAGTTCGGTGCGCCGGTGGCCGCCGGTGACTCCGCGGTGCCGGACCGGCTGGGCGTCGTACGGGTGCACAACGGGGAGAGCCTGCAGCACTTGGCCACCCGGGTGGCGCCGGACGCGCCGACGGGTCAGGTCGTCGAGCGCATCCGGGAGCTCAATGCTCTGGATTCGGTGGTCCTGGTCGCCGGACAGACGCTGATCGCCCCGTTGGGCTGA
- the lexA gene encoding transcriptional repressor LexA → MSDSSNSAGPDSALTARQRTILNVIRASVNERGYPPSIREIGDAVGLTSTSSVAHQLRTLERKGYLRRDPNRPRAVDVRGHDDTTVAETAQRTDFAGSDSLPEPTFVPVLGRIAAGGPILAEEAVEDVFPLPRELVGEGELFLLKVVGESMVDAAICDGDWVVVRQQNVADNGDIVAAMIDGEATVKTFKRTGGQVWLMPHNPVFDPIPGNDAVVLGKVVTVIRKI, encoded by the coding sequence ATGAGTGACAGCAGCAACTCTGCGGGCCCGGACTCCGCGCTGACCGCCCGGCAGCGCACCATCCTGAACGTCATCCGCGCGTCGGTGAACGAGCGGGGCTACCCGCCGAGCATCCGCGAGATCGGTGATGCCGTCGGACTGACCTCGACCTCGTCGGTCGCCCATCAGCTGCGGACCCTGGAGCGCAAGGGCTATCTGCGCCGCGACCCCAACCGGCCGCGTGCCGTGGACGTCCGCGGCCATGACGACACGACCGTCGCAGAGACGGCACAGCGCACCGACTTCGCCGGCTCGGACTCCCTGCCGGAGCCCACCTTCGTCCCGGTCCTCGGCCGAATCGCCGCGGGCGGGCCGATCCTGGCCGAAGAGGCCGTCGAGGACGTCTTCCCGCTCCCCCGCGAGCTGGTGGGCGAAGGCGAGCTGTTCCTGCTCAAAGTCGTGGGCGAGTCGATGGTGGACGCGGCCATCTGTGACGGCGACTGGGTGGTGGTGCGCCAGCAGAACGTCGCCGACAACGGCGACATCGTGGCCGCCATGATCGACGGCGAGGCCACCGTGAAGACCTTCAAACGCACCGGCGGCCAGGTGTGGTTGATGCCGCACAATCCGGTGTTCGACCCGATTCCCGGCAACGACGCGGTGGTTCTGGGCAAGGTCGTCACCGTCATCCGCAAGATCTGA
- a CDS encoding nuclear transport factor 2 family protein: MFAPCPPFDEESARRKVQAAEDAWNTRDPARVASVYTEDSVWRNRDEFITGRAEIEAFLSRKWAAELDYALRKELWCYQDNRIAVRYQYECRDAHGQWWRSYGNELWEFASDGRMSRRESSIDDIAITAEQRRIFGPRPRRDHNLPLPLQ; this comes from the coding sequence ATGTTCGCGCCCTGCCCGCCCTTCGACGAGGAATCGGCGCGACGCAAGGTGCAAGCCGCTGAAGATGCCTGGAACACAAGGGATCCGGCCCGTGTTGCGTCGGTCTACACCGAGGATTCGGTGTGGCGTAACCGGGATGAGTTCATCACCGGGCGCGCCGAGATCGAGGCGTTCCTGAGCCGCAAGTGGGCCGCTGAACTCGACTACGCCCTGCGCAAGGAACTGTGGTGCTACCAGGACAACCGGATCGCGGTGCGCTATCAGTACGAATGCCGCGACGCGCACGGCCAGTGGTGGCGCAGTTACGGAAACGAACTGTGGGAGTTCGCATCAGACGGCCGGATGAGCCGCCGCGAGTCCAGCATCGACGACATCGCGATCACCGCCGAGCAGCGGCGGATCTTCGGTCCTCGGCCCCGGCGCGATCACAACCTTCCGCTGCCGCTGCAGTGA
- a CDS encoding acyl-CoA dehydrogenase family protein, translated as MSAAVKYQRTLFEPEHELFRESYRAFLERHVAPHHDQWEKDKIVDRSVWLEAGKQGFLGMAVPEEYGGGGNPDFRYNTIITEETTAGRYSGLGFGLHNDVCAPYLLELCNEEQRKRWLPKFCTGELITAIAMTEPGTGSDLQGIKTRAVKQGDHYVLNGSKTFITNGINSDLVIVVAQTDPEKGAQGFSLLVVERGMAGFERGRHLDKIGLDAQDTAELSFTDVHVPVENLLGEEGMGFIYLMQNLPQERISIAIMAAAAMEASLEQTIQYTKERKAFGKPIGSFQNSRFVLAELATEATAVRIMVDEFVRLHLDKKLTAEQAAMAKWYTTEKQVHLIDRCLQLHGGYGFMREYPIARAYLDSRVQTIYGGTTEIMKEIIGRSLGV; from the coding sequence ATGAGCGCCGCAGTCAAATACCAGCGAACCCTGTTCGAACCCGAGCACGAACTGTTCCGGGAGTCCTACCGGGCCTTCCTGGAGCGGCACGTCGCGCCGCACCACGACCAGTGGGAGAAGGACAAGATCGTCGACCGCTCGGTCTGGCTCGAGGCGGGCAAGCAGGGCTTCCTGGGCATGGCGGTGCCGGAGGAGTACGGCGGCGGCGGCAACCCCGACTTCCGCTACAACACGATCATCACCGAGGAGACCACCGCCGGTCGCTACAGCGGGCTCGGCTTCGGGCTGCACAACGACGTATGTGCGCCCTACCTGCTGGAACTGTGCAACGAGGAGCAGCGGAAGCGCTGGCTGCCGAAGTTCTGCACCGGTGAGCTGATCACCGCGATCGCGATGACCGAGCCCGGCACCGGCAGTGACCTGCAGGGCATCAAGACCCGCGCGGTCAAGCAGGGCGACCACTACGTGCTGAACGGGTCCAAGACGTTCATCACCAACGGCATCAACTCCGACCTGGTGATCGTCGTCGCCCAGACCGACCCGGAGAAGGGCGCCCAGGGCTTCAGCCTGCTGGTCGTGGAGCGCGGCATGGCGGGCTTCGAACGCGGCCGGCACCTCGACAAGATCGGCCTGGACGCCCAGGACACCGCCGAGCTGTCCTTCACCGACGTGCACGTCCCGGTGGAGAACCTGCTCGGCGAGGAGGGCATGGGCTTCATCTACCTCATGCAGAACCTGCCGCAGGAGCGCATCTCGATCGCGATCATGGCCGCCGCGGCCATGGAGGCCTCGCTGGAGCAGACCATCCAGTACACCAAGGAGCGCAAGGCGTTCGGCAAGCCGATCGGCAGCTTCCAGAACAGCCGGTTCGTGCTGGCCGAGCTGGCCACCGAGGCCACCGCGGTGCGGATCATGGTCGACGAGTTCGTCCGACTGCACCTGGACAAGAAACTGACCGCCGAGCAGGCCGCGATGGCCAAGTGGTACACCACCGAGAAGCAGGTGCACCTGATCGACCGCTGCCTGCAGCTGCACGGCGGTTACGGATTCATGCGGGAATACCCCATCGCGCGGGCCTACCTGGACTCGCGGGTGCAGACGATCTACGGCGGCACCACCGAAATCATGAAAGAGATCATCGGGCGCAGCCTCGGCGTGTAG
- a CDS encoding DEAD/DEAH box helicase yields the protein MTTESFAELGVPAALVAALNDRGITAPFPIQIATLPDSLAGRDVLGRGKTGSGKTLAFSLPLVARLAGEKRYRARPSGLVLAPTRELATQITATLEPLAAASGLTVTTIFGGVSQNRQVSALNAGVDIVVACPGRLEDLMKQKLITLDAVRVTVLDEADHMADLGFLPGVTRILAATSETGQRLLFSATLDNGVDKLVRRFLRNPVSHSVDEIDAPPPAMTHHVFHVSGLQDKKELVQLLASGTGRRILFLRTKHQARKLARQLTESGVPSVDLHGNLSQPARERNLAAFTTGDVRVLVATDIAARGVHVDEVELVVHVDPPAEHKAYLHRSGRTARAGSAGDVVTVVLPEQRRETQMLLRRAGITVAPQQVGADSEPVRDLVGEVAPLRAPAPVAPKTAPPARARTADNASGRPGRPRRRRGGGSGGGAPQQGGQTDARRRQRSGSAGRRQAG from the coding sequence ATGACCACCGAATCCTTCGCCGAACTCGGCGTGCCCGCAGCGCTCGTCGCTGCACTGAACGACCGCGGCATCACCGCACCGTTCCCGATCCAGATCGCCACGCTGCCGGACAGTCTGGCCGGCCGCGACGTACTCGGCCGGGGCAAGACCGGCAGCGGCAAGACGCTGGCCTTCTCACTGCCGCTGGTCGCACGACTTGCCGGTGAGAAGCGTTACCGGGCCCGCCCGAGCGGACTGGTGCTGGCTCCCACCCGGGAACTGGCCACGCAGATCACCGCGACGCTGGAACCGTTGGCGGCGGCCAGCGGGCTGACGGTGACCACCATCTTCGGGGGAGTCTCGCAGAACCGTCAGGTCAGCGCGCTCAACGCCGGGGTGGACATCGTGGTGGCCTGCCCGGGGCGCCTGGAAGACCTGATGAAGCAGAAGCTGATCACGCTGGACGCGGTGCGCGTCACCGTGCTCGACGAGGCCGACCACATGGCCGACCTGGGTTTCCTGCCCGGCGTCACGCGGATTCTGGCCGCGACTTCGGAAACCGGTCAGCGCCTGCTGTTCTCGGCGACCTTGGACAACGGCGTGGACAAGTTGGTCCGGCGGTTCCTGCGGAATCCGGTGTCGCACTCCGTCGACGAGATCGACGCACCGCCGCCCGCGATGACCCACCACGTGTTCCACGTGTCTGGTCTGCAGGACAAGAAGGAACTGGTGCAGCTTCTCGCGTCGGGAACCGGACGACGAATCCTGTTCCTGCGCACCAAACATCAAGCCCGAAAGCTGGCCCGGCAGTTGACCGAATCCGGTGTGCCCTCGGTCGATCTGCACGGCAACCTGTCGCAGCCCGCCCGCGAGCGCAATCTTGCGGCGTTCACGACCGGTGACGTGCGGGTACTGGTCGCCACCGATATCGCCGCCCGCGGTGTCCACGTCGACGAGGTCGAACTGGTGGTGCATGTGGACCCGCCCGCCGAACACAAGGCGTATCTGCACCGGTCCGGGCGTACCGCACGGGCCGGCAGCGCCGGTGACGTCGTCACCGTGGTGCTGCCCGAACAGCGGCGCGAGACCCAGATGCTGCTGCGGCGTGCCGGGATCACCGTCGCCCCGCAACAGGTCGGTGCAGACTCGGAACCGGTGCGCGATCTGGTGGGGGAGGTCGCGCCGTTGCGCGCGCCCGCGCCGGTGGCACCGAAGACCGCACCGCCGGCCCGTGCCCGGACCGCGGACAACGCCTCCGGCCGCCCGGGCCGTCCGCGACGTCGTCGTGGCGGTGGTAGCGGCGGTGGCGCCCCGCAGCAGGGCGGGCAGACCGATGCCCGACGCCGGCAGCGCAGCGGGTCCGCGGGGCGGCGCCAGGCGGGGTAG